The following is a genomic window from Rhinatrema bivittatum chromosome 12, aRhiBiv1.1, whole genome shotgun sequence.
CCTGTCATTTAATCAACGCTGCCTTTGTTTTCTTCAAAACTAGCAGTACATGAGCAATCAGCTAAAACCAACAGTACTAACAGACAACTTACCTGCAAGAGGACAAACCCCTGGGGGTGTATGCTGACGTACAAAGGAAAGAAACTCATATTCTGCCTGCTGCAGGGAAATTTTACTGTCCCGCACGGCCTGCGTAAGCCCAGACTAGAAAacatagggaaaagaaaaaaccaTCATTAACCTTTCCAGCAGCAAAGgtctctaaatttaaaaaaaaattctacagtCTGCAGACAGTGTTAATGAGTCTGTCAGCATTCTTACCCTTAACACCAACaggctaataaaataaaaatacaacagaAGTCTGATTATATGTCTTTCCGCCGGATGCTCAAGGCATGGGACAACTGCTTAAAAATACAGTCATAACAAATAATCAAAATCACTGCTATAACAACAACTAAGTACAAAAAGTGTTCTGCTTCCAATAAAAGTCTTTACATCTTTTAGCTTATATAACTACATTTAGTGCTTGTAAGACACCATCCAAATTAAATTGCAGCGCTGCAAGGCATGGCCTTGAAAACCTCACAACTGAAGTTTATGCAACACCTCTAGAAGCTTTTGGGGTTTGGACTGTTGCCACCGAATTGTACCCACCCTAACCAGAGCACTAGATTGCCAAAGCTCCACAGCTAATGAGAAGAATCTAGGTCAAGTGAACACACACTTGCAGCCTTTCTTCCTTATTACAACAGCACGAGGGTTAGCTGCTCTAGTATTTTGGGCTTTGGGTGTGCTTTGTTCATGGTCTACTTCAGACTACTgaatattttggggtttttttttttttagtaggtggtattatttatttatttgaaagaattTCTTGCCGGctttcatagcaaaaaaaaaagttcaaagcaGAGAATAATGTTAAGACATACATCATTTAAACAATGTGATCATCAATAAGAGACTGTCAACACAGACATCGCCAATAAACACTTGTGCAATACATATTCACCTCTGaaatctacattaaaaaaaaaaaatgtatccagttaGGACTTCACTGAAGGCCTAAGAAAACAGGTACATTTTTAAGGTCTTCTTAAAAGGACTCCACGCAAGTCAAAGATCACAGATATTCATGTAGGGAATATTGGGCCTGCTGCAGAAAAAGCCCTGTCTTTAGTACAGTCAAGATAATGCTAACTTAACAGCAAGCACTTCAAGCAAGATTTTATTAGCAGATCGTAGATTATGCCGAGGCTTATAGAACTTGCAAAATCGTACCTGCCCAGAAGATTATAACACAGTGTAATAATCTATGAATGATGGTTGCTAACTTATACTGCATCCGCTGTCAAATTAGTAGCCAATGTATTGAGGCAAGAACTGGATTAATATGTTCACACATATCATTCAGAATTCTGGACTATTTGCAATGCAAGCATTGCTTTTTACTGGTAAACCTATATAAAGTGCATTGTAATAGTCCAGTCAAAACTAATGCCTGAAGAACAGCCCCAGaaagcaaatcggaagccgatccaaggtTGCTGAGTAGCAGTAAAGAAAGTGGAGATCGGTGTATAAGAAAGCCCTTTATTGGaaatagcccgactctggccgagtttcactctttggtcgagagctgcctcaggggcaatgcaTGCCAGCAGGGCTGATGCCGCAAAGATTATATTCCCGCTCTGTCTATAGTCTTTTTGCATAAATTGTTCCTTAGTTATACAGCAGCCTGTGTGAAATAGACCATATTACTGCATTATCCAGCACTGGATGAAATGATCACATTGCTTAGTTTGTGTCTCCGAAGTTTTGTTTGACAACCAGAAAAACTGTGGTGTATATTCTTAAAATGCTGCCGCTGTTAATGGTGCTCCACCACTAACAGCGACAGCATTTTcagaatattacattttttttcaagacTGGTCTAACAGGCTTATTTTAGAGACTCGGGTAAAAAACCAGATGTTAATGAAAGATCAGTAATGTCAGCAATGGGCTTGGATACTTCATACTTCAGTATAGCTATCAAGACAGGAATTTAATGGAGGAGTtcatttttgttaatatttaaaTAGTCCCATCTTCAGAAATGGTGTCAAATGTATCCCAAGTATGAGAAGCATGAATACAATTATTTAGTTGTGAAATATCAACAGCAGCAAAGCCATTACATATATTTGCAATCTTATTACAAAAATAGGTTGcaaaatctactagataaatgaagcttgaccgacgtgccgcaactgcgcagtagagagcaactctaccgcgcatgcgtgggcagcacgtcggtcagagcttgcctgtaacaaaaatggcgcggcAAGGAGCAGTAGCGGTAGCGGCGCACGCGAggaagggagggacctcccccggagatcttccgtctacgccatccgaaggggttgtgaatgagctgagaggggaggagggaggagagagtgaggggggagggagactagagggtgagggagaatgaagggggagaatgaggggtaaggaaatggaccgaaaaaaaaaatgttaatgtagcccgttgttacgggcttaatggctagtcATTATATAAAGAAGGATTAGGTAATGCATTACCCTTTAATCTGTCAGACCCTGTGGTAAGAGATTTAACAGTATGGAATAATTCCAACACATTATTTCCAGCCAATCACATTTTATTAGAAAAATAGGCCCTTTGGTACATTGACAAAGTTTGCAATGTAATCATGTCCACAGTAAAGTTGCAATTCATTAACCATCCATATTGTACAAGCCCTGAATTTCAGCCAAAAGGTCAAGAAGATTTGTACTCAGTATATAAACTGACCCTATActttgatcttagccaaaaagtAGTCAACTACCAAATGTCTGATTTTCTGATTTCTTCAGGTATTGGGGCCATTGTGTCTCTGGAAACCAATAACAGGCTGCAGAACACAGCACACACTTCCTGTTTGCATTGGCAAGCCCTGATCACTTTTCAAAGAATACTCACCTTCCCATGATGCTGTTTACACCAGTCAGACATACCATCCAGTAGTTCATCGGGCTGATGTATGATCAAGTTAGGACCCTGTTAGTCAGAAGAGGAAAATAATAAGCAAGCAGTAACACAATATAGGGCAAGCATTAAAGAATTTAGGAGATGGCTGGAAACACATTGAGGAACAAAGTCAAATGCCTTCGGCAACCTCAATATGGCTAAATTGTATCTATgtcaaaaaaaaattgcttttcaaataaaaatgtcAACTTTAAGCATTCTTGTTCTGCACTTTCAAACTATCTCACACAAAATGTCACTGAGGCTACACTAAGGGCTCCTAAGCACAGCAAAAAAACTATTACTGGGATTCTGAACAACTTGCAAGTGGAACCAGAGAAGGAAAAATCAGCATGTTACCAATCAACCAAAAAACCCAAATATACAAAAAGCTGACACAGCAAGAAAACAATCTGTAAATTAGTTTTAACTGACAGCACCCTTTTACATCTTTTGAGCAGTGATAAACATCAGACTGGGGAACTGCAGTGGCGGCAGAGACTACTCAAGAGTCATAatatagaaaatgacagcagatcaAGACCAAAAGGCTCATGcaagtctgcccagcagcaaTTGTGTGTACATttacccaaagtagatcaaatcCCCACGTGGAACCCATCCCCCAATTCCACTGTATCCCCTTTAGAGTTACAAATGCCATGCATGTTTTCCCATGCcatccaggaagcacaatgcagccatTATCACTATTGCCCTGGGCTGCAACCACTGCTCAGTGAAGGCTGCGCAGGTTCCTCATTTTCTTACCACCACGGatcctctgtttatttattttaaaatcttttctatacagtcattaagttatataccatcacaacggtttacatataggcacataaattcAGTAGGTGAATgtgtacattctaacaagtgccaaaggGTTCGGTTTAATCATGTCTAATTAAAAACTTGTTTGAAGGGTGAGATGGTTTtgaccatatatacatgtaagttactTCTTTACAGGTATAATTCTCATGTGATAACAAAAACAACCCTTCAATGGTTCTCCTCTTACttgtcacaaagatcctaccaagtactacttaatgattccctatcaaagaaaatcaacttagacactggagtcccccaaggatccgccctttctgtaacactctttaacatatctCCTCCCACTATGCCACTTCCTTGCAAATCTGAATCtaacccacttcatctatgctgatattcaaattttaattccaataaaaaattcaattgaagaaacatacaaattaactgCCAATTACCTAATCAGCATAAAGAAAATACTAACCAACAtcaaactcatcctcaactttgacaaaactgaattgatATTActtgacagaaagaacaactctacAAACACCGCCACTCAATCTCATAGACCAAAATTCAATATTATCTCCAATCAACCATGCCCAcaaccttggagtaattatagacaaagAGCTTTCATTCAGAAATCATAtatcaacaaaaataaaagacgGTTTTCATAAACTACTCACACTTTgtcatttaaaatcttttcttccaaataatgacttcagaacagttctacaattactaattttctccaaaatagactactgcaactctctacttctCAACTTACCGCTAAACACCATTCGCCCTCTCCAGATtctacagaatgcagctgcaagaatcctaaCAGGAgccaaaaagcatgaccacatcaccccaacccttatttcactccattggctaccaataaaatacaggattgaatacaagGTCCTTTCCatcttacataaaattatatatggagaacaaaaaaattggctaagcccctacatacACCTACATACCCAagtagaaacctgagatcagcaaacaaaggactcctaaaaacaccaccaacgcactcaaatcaactcacatCCACCCAAAATAGAGCTATCTCCCTTGgcagcccaaaactatggaactccctcccgactaagctaagaattcaagaaaacctaaaaacctttaaaaaagaattaaaaacttggttgttcaacaaagcataccaatccACCCAAAGGATCATCTAAACATCGCCATCCTCCATCACATCCTCATGACTAattgaaattcatcacatctatgcTTTTCTTATATAAGAAAGAACTCATAAACTGAACTTAACCATTACTTATGTTATTTCCTTAGCCTAATAACAGTTTGTATTTTACAACCATTGTTAACCCTCCATTTCCCTACAACctattttgtaaacagttatgatggcgttattttaacgtttccgaatgacggtatataaaactcttcaaataaataaataaaataaaatgttctgtATAATACTATTAAGTTAACTGTGAGATACACAAATACCTTTTGTAATGAATGTGTTGAGAGCATTACTGTATGCTTGGTGTTCTGCCTGTGCCTGCATACTTTCTATTCTCCGCTCTTTgtagaatgcttgtttaaaaagccaggtttttaaacttttttttttttaaaggttttgaggtctctttgtaatctgatcccTAGTGGTATAGTGTTCCAGACAGTAGGATCTGCTAAGGATagagccctttctcttacttgggttagtctcgctgttcTTAGtgagggaatggttaggagtgctttgttagctgatcttagatttttatgtgggacgtgtacccgtaatgctgtgttcagccagtctgctttatcccatgttttcttgaagtCTGCCACTGTTCTTGTCATCACTATCTACTCCAgcagggcattccaagcatccaccaccctctctttgGGGAGAAAAACCTCCTGACATTGCTCCTGAATCcacctccttggagtttcatactGTTACTACTAGCTCTACAGCTTCCTTGCCATTAAAAAAAAGCTTGGTTTTCTAtgtattaatacctttcaggaatttaaaatGTCTACATATCCCCCTGTCTCTCTTCTAGGTTATACATATTAAGttccttcaatctcatctcacAGGACTTCCTGTAGAAATcctataccattttggttgcctttctctacaCTCCTTGGCTTTTCTAAATCCTGAGATACAGGACTCAGAACTCCTCAGGACTCTCAGCGGTCACTGCCTCCACCACCACATCTACCCAGATATCCATAcccaggcaggcagcaatcccTTATCTGCCCCAAGTTAGAGGAGCACATCCTTAGATGCACATTCTCAGCATCAATAGCTTGACATTGGGGCTACTACTGTAATGGAAGGacatcttcccttcctccccaagCATGAGCATATCATCTTAACAGCATGCAGAGGACCAAATGGCCCTTTCAAATGGGGAATTTAAACTTGGATCCCCCCAGCATTAAAACCTTAGTCAGAGGCCCAAGCCTGGTTTCATCTTGGATTTTAATATAAGTTTATGAGTTAGTGCTGGCTATTGTATCTTAAGTTTCATGTGCATAACTAAAGTGTATACAGTAAAATATGGTAATAAGCATGCATTCCAGTCATGATATGCAATACAAATGCTAGGCTAACATCAAACAAGAAACATGGCAACTTATTTCTTCCAAACTGGGTGTTTGGTCTTTCTCATCTCCAGTCATTCCACTGGGTATTTTAAAAGTGGCAGAAACAGTAGGATGGCAACGTTTAAACTGCTATTGACCGAGCTTTAattttttctgcagataaaacaTGAGTCATGTCAATAAGGCACCTTATGCTTGCAAACATTTACAAAAATACCCCAACAGTAAGTAAATAAGTAACCTACTTCAGCCAAAATATTTAGGTCAGAGTCTGTTATAAGGCAAGCCATTTCAATAATCTCGTCTTTCTCAATATCCAATCCTGTCATCtgcagcaaggaaaaaaaaattgcgtGTCACATTGAGAATTAACACACTAGATTTTAAAGAGCTTCCAAATGTTGGCATCTAAGCTTCTTTCAAGAGCTCTACTGAAAACAGCTTTAAATATGCAGCAACaggtgtgactttttttttttgacactatTCCACCCTGTCCTTAAAAATAAACAAGTTTAATCAACCATTTATTTGCCCTATCTTCAacctctaaataaaaaaaaatccttaacaATTGCATGTTAGCATAACTCCTAAACTGCCTAAAAAAGTAACCCTATTATCTAATCATGCTGCTAAACGCTAGATTATGAAAATAAAAGTAATCATTAGCAAGTAGATGGGGAAATCCTGCATAGCTAAGGCCCTTCCTGTACTCAACACAGAGAAAAAGTCTGCAAAGTGTCCTAGCGAATCCAGCAGCTACAACAGGGTTTCTGGGAACCGCCACTCAAAAGTATGTCACTTCCAGAAACTATGCAACTGCCCTcacccccataaaaaaaaaaaaaaaaattaacttctaATTAATGTGTAGAATCAGTTTCTCTCTCCCAACCATCCCAAAAAGGGAAATATTTAACTTACTGTATAAAAACAATATGTAAAAAATCCCCTCGCCTAACCCCAAGATCCAGGCAAACATTACATAAAGGTTTAGAATTCTCTGTCGAAAGGGCTTAGGCGGTCTAACATTGCGAGGAGACCGTTATAAGAGGGTAGGACGAAGTTCCAGCCCTGCTACCCGGGCCTCTTCCTCACCTCCAGATCCACCCACACCATCCGCTGTCCCATTCCGGCCGAGGCCATTTCGGTACGAAAACCGGGGACGGCTGCTCGGCGGCGGGGTACAGGGAAAACTCCGAAACCCGGCGATAGAGGGAAACTTCTAGCCACCCGCCAGCAGCACAGCATAACATCCCACCGCCGTAAAGACCTGACGCACAGTACAAACTGCGCCTGCGCAGCACTCTTGCCACGCTACCACGCTGCCGTAAAGGTTTAACAGAAAGCGCCGGCCGCACATTTAGGGGCGCCGCAAACGCGCAGCCGTAAAACCCTGACGGAAAGAGTCAGCTGCTCATGCGCAGCGTATGGCGTCGCCTAGGATACTCATGTTGTAGGTAAACTATCTGAAGAGTTATAGTCCAACATGcttttatatataattataaaatataattgTTTTAGTTTGTATTACATGCATATAAATAGATGCCCTTTAATTATACAATGGCTATTATTACTTACTAAACTCTTTAAAGTGATAgaatttatttaattgatttatattccacctttcaggcactttaaagcagattacattcagattttATAATTCCTTGTATCTATTCTAGCTAAACGCATTCACCCCAATGTATGGAACAGGACCTAGTATCAGCTGGAAAGGACCTAGTATCAGCTAGAAACAGACTTGTTCACAAGATAGCACATTGCGGAGTAGTCAGTAGTATTTTGTCTTTTCGTAGATGAAGCTAAATTATACTGGCCGGAATCGGGGTGGGGATGGTGTTGGAGATAAGGGAGTTTTAGATGAtaaggagaaggggtgggaattAAAAGATAAAGGTGGGTATGTTTGCATATATATTATGATTGTAAATCGCTGTGAAATGTCAGTGTTAgcgaataataaataaaaataaataaaaagtacttAACACGGGCATGACTGGAATAATACAAAATGAGAGGCTAACTAAAAAAGCTCAAAGAATGGttctatagcagcaaaatatgttgtATCCTGACACCAGGCCAGAAATTTAATCTGACCATACGGAACAGCACCATAACCTAGAAATTGTCCTTGTTATTATCCTTTCTGTACcatgaaattttattttacttatattaGAACtatattttttctacttttcttttaatcactttatgtattactttggcaacacatgtacataCCTGGGAACTGTTGAGTTGTGGTCGCACTGAGATTTGGTGTGGATTAGTGGCTGGGGAGCAGGTGCATGTCAACTTCCTTTCTTTCAAACCCACTCCGCAGCCCCCTAATTCCTgacactctctcagacacacattctGTTTCTgatttccctcctccttcaaGTATGACCCTAGCATTTTCCTCTCTATCCCTAAGTCTGACCCAGCACATACACCCTTCCCCCAGGACCAACCTcagcaatttttgggtgggaggtttcAGTGAatctgtgtgggggggggagggggggggtcaaggtgaagtgctagagggtctaggaaAACTGGAGGTAAACTAGTGATTTCAAGTACCAggaaagtattttcaaaatggtatacatacatactttataaaatatctgcctctgtgtataaatcagggttattaaGCATGATATTTtttgtgcatatgtttataaaataggtggagAAAGTAAGCATTTTCTTATATTAGAAATATTTACAAGTAttgaaatatatgcatgtactttcagaaCAGAACTCCCACGTATGCACACAAATACTGTACTGTGAATAGATTTGAAAGGAGGGCTCCCagtcttctggggacagggataTACCTGCTGAACCTGAATGTATCTCACTTTGAACTACCAATTATAACATGTGagctaaattaattaattaatgtatttatttatttaacattttttatataccggcattcataggacacatcatgtcggtttacaggtaactgagaaaggaaattacaatgaacgatgatagagggctaaataaataaataaataataaacaaatgtaaataaagtaaGCCATCAGCACCTCTCCGTGCTCCCTTAATATCCTGAGCTATCTGGCTCCATAGCATTATGGATTGTTAGTCCTGCACAAaccctctcttctgtaaattgTTCAGCATTTACCCTACTATTATGTGTACCCTTATCAACAATCAGTGGTACTTCGTCAATAAAAACTGAGCAAGTGTTTAGTGTTTTGGATTTTTCCTCAGTACCCTTTTATAGTCCTTTTTGGAGGACCTGgatgtttcttcctgctcctttgggctgcCAGCTCAATTGGAATTGGTGCTGAGACCTGGCACGATGAGTTTTCTTTTACATCTCCCCAgggatttttttacattttatattccCTTCCAGTTTACCTAGCCAGCCATCACAATGACAgtcttctggaaccctgcaatcatgggccctaaatttgGCTACTAAGTGTATCCCCCTCCCGGCAGAGGCTATGAATGCTATGGGTAGGCAGTGACAATGTTTtccttttgttacttttttttgtttcaggtatttgtttttatttaatatttattttgtttactgaacagaaaaacattaaattaaaaaataaagacaattaACAAATGGAAACTGAACTTCCTCCCCACAGCCTGgtgtcaaaacagcaaaattaacACCCCGCCTTTCAAGCCCCCACACCCAGAGGTTTCTTACTCCCTTCCTGGGGCCTGCAGAGTAGAAAGGGGGTATGAGAGATCACAAGTTGCTTTTGCCCCACCAAAACcatttgaaaatggcaccagaCAACCTGGAAGCAGGTGATATGTTGTATAGCTATTTGTTAtatagctggcaccatttttgaaCCGGGCCTTGGTAGCTCATGAACAACCAGGAATCACTTTTGTGCTTTTCTATTTCACAGAGTCCAGGAAAGGTGTAGGAGagcgggtggggaggggggagaagacaTTTATGGAAACCCAGTGGGGAGGTTAAATTTTTGTTGGTTTGCTGACTTTCCAAAACAAAAGGTAATGAAAAACAAacttggagggtttttttttttttctatttttaaacaaataaaatgtaggcatttcattacattttatttcatttaaaaacaaatgcacagcccCAGCTAGTCTGGGAGAGGAAGACTTGATCTGGGCATAGAACCCAGCTCCACCCaatagtgcacagcactgccCCTAAGGCCACTCCCACTGTCTTCCTTTTTCATTTGTCATACAATCCCACCTCTGCCTACTCTCCTTGCACTGGCagctaaaaaaataaagccaTCACCTTGCTTTACCACCTCCATCCTGAGTGGGCTTTTTCAAGAATTGCCCCATGGCTCTGGAACCCGGTACCAAGAGAGATCCATCTTACAGTGGATTTTGTGATatttaggaggcaattttcaaaacaagttGGGCACATTCAAAGTCCACAGCGACCACACCCAGTCCACAGTGTTGGTGTGGTTGTGGGAGGGATGCTTCCTATTTATATATGGGGTGGGAATGCAGTTTTGTGGAACATTTCTGGTCTGCCTTTACTGACCAAGTTCAAGTGAATACTAACCTACAACTGACTTAGATTGTGCCTGTTAAATATTTAGGACCAATATCGAGGAGCAGCAAAAATAACATACTTTGATCTCTCCTATGCTAAATGCTACACACTTAACGACTGCATATTTTTGGAAATCCACGCCTATGCTAACTACACTAGTCGACATTGCAACTATGGAAAAACTCATTTGTTGAGGGACAAGATCAAACGCTATGATCTAAATTGGAAATCATAGTGGGTTTGGCACAGATCATTGCTTTGAATTTTTATAGTGCTCAGCTTGGACAGTTCGTTATTACTTTCCTTTTTGCGCCTTGGTTATACtcctattttgtttttgattGGTACTTTCTCTACTGGGTGAAAGATGAAAATTATCTAATGGTGGTTCTTACTTTGTCAAATTTTGATATTCTGATGCCATTTCATGCCCTTTGTCAATTATCTTAATAGTAAAAGAAGTGTCCACCACTGTACAGAAAAGGGAATACAGTAGTAGGCTACAgcaggggaagagaggaaaagaaTATGGGGCGTGAACTTCCCAATATACCTCTCCACCACCCCACTCACAAACACCACTTCCTACCACACACATGCCCTGCACTCCCCAGCTAGCTCCCTAGTCACACACACAATCCCCACATGCACTAGTCCCCCTACAATCACACACAAGCCTCCTCACCCACCTATGCCCtgctcatacacacaaacatactctgCTCTTAGACGCCACCAACTACGAAGCTGCAACTGATCCACTGGAACCTGAGTCTTGCAGGGTGATGTTAGCAAAGGGAAGTGTGCCATACAAGGATTTaggaagggaaagaggagagTGAATGGTACTTTCATCATACCATCTGCTTTTCCCAGTACTGGGAAGGGAAGGAGATATGGGAGCAGATCTCAGGATGGAAGGGAAGAGATAGGCAATGAAGGGAGTAGAGGGAGAATCAGGAGAAATAAGGGAGAGCTTGGATAAGGGAAGGTGGGATAACTCATTTTCATCCTTCTCTTCCAATAATTTCTTTTTTcactcacacacgcactctcACGCCATACCCCTTCAATCATCCGCACATACACCACTTTCTGATACCACTCACTCTCATACATTCCCTCATGCCGCCTCCCCCCCACACTCTGATCCTTTCATTCACACTCAAACCCATCTCTGCACACTAATCCAAGcgttttttcaaaggaaaacagcAGCACACTACCTTGTACTacttcctcttcctggccagCCCAGAGCTGGAATTTGCACTTTAAACCACAGGAGGAAAAAGCAGCACATTCTGGCCCTAGCTTGCTGTACTGTGTTCTTGACAAAGCCCAAAtcagcatttgggggggggatggggagaggaattAGGCCCCCCTATCCCCTCCCCAACAATTCCACAGAAAATTAATTTTGCATAAACAGATTTTGTGCCTTTCCTGCAGCCATAGAAGCCCATGAAACAAGTACTGCCTATACTGGAAGCAACAGGAATTAGATCGACTCTAAATGATCTACCAGGTACTTGCAACGTGAATTGGCCAcgagcaggatgctgggctcaatggaccttggtcggacctagcatggcaattcttatgtactGTTTTAGGAAGTGTGATTTAAAACTGGTATTACATGGGGCCAAAATTGCTGCATTGTGATAGCAAAGCAAATTATCACATTGCTGATAGCATtagtttattgcattttttttttaataccttcaAATGAACAAGGTGGTGAGCTACACCACCCTTTCCTTTCTGGAGCCTTAGATTTAGagtagttttattattttcaaaataataaaattttttaaagttttagaaATATAGATTACAGCCAAAAAGGATCATTAGGGCCTCCTAGGCTGCCCATTTGTACTTACCTGCTGTATTGGCACAGGATCTGTGGTCTTCCCCCTTCTTCCACTACTACAGTCCCTTTATGGCTCCCATAAAGTACATTCTTTCAGGTGTCCACCACCCCTCACTGAAACAAACATTCGCACATTCCATTTGAGCCTCCTTGCCTCAATTTCGAATGTTGACTCTTTGTCCTTAAATTTTGTAGTCTATGGAAAATGCTACCTTTTGGTACTTCATTGAAGCCTGCTAGGTGTTTGAATACTTTTTCATCTTTCTTCTACAGAGTACATCTTTAACTCTCTCAATCTCTTGGTGCAGGCCATGCACCACTTTTTTACAGGCGTAGTAGAAAAGGTAGCTCAGCTTATGCACTGGAAATTCTGCAAACATTTACCACTACCCAAGAAAAGCACTGGAAATCATGACAATGTTCTGATCACCTGGGATATTCCCATTCCAACAGATAAAAAGATTTCTGGAAGAAATTGCAATTTTgcagagagaagatcctcaagtaacacaatgcaatcagagaccaagaaaacagGCCAGAAAGATACAAAAAAATAGTTCAAATTATAGTGGGTGCCACTGGTCTGCTTAAACCATTTCCAGGCACATCTGTGCATACCCCACCTtctgaactccagaaggaagctctctttagCGCAATACAA
Proteins encoded in this region:
- the REXO2 gene encoding oligoribonuclease, mitochondrial; protein product: MLCCWRVARSFPLSPGFGVFPVPRRRAAVPGFRTEMASAGMGQRMVWVDLEMTGLDIEKDEIIEMACLITDSDLNILAEGPNLIIHQPDELLDGMSDWCKQHHGKSGLTQAVRDSKISLQQAEYEFLSFVRQHTPPGVCPLAGNSVHADKKFLDKYMPQFMRHLHYRIIDVSTVKELCRRWYAEEYELAPKKKASHRALDDIWESIKELQFYRSSIFQKKTDEKKRKIMENGENES